A genomic stretch from Bacteroidales bacterium includes:
- a CDS encoding sodium-translocating pyrophosphatase yields MITPIFWLIPIASIVALAFAYYFFRQMMKESEGTPTMAKIAQHVRVGAMSYLKQQYKVVIIVFIILAVIFAVMAYFGLQNAWVPFAFLTGGFFSGLAGFFGMKTATYASARTANAAQESLNRGLKVAFRSGAVMGLVVVGLALLDISLWYIILTYFVPITDPITKNIFITTTLLTFGMGASTQALFARVGGGIYTKAADVGADLVGKVESNIPEDDPRNPATIADNVGDNVGDVAGMGADLYESFCGSILASAALGAAAYKVFGAEMQTKAILAPMLIAAIGTFLSIIGIFLVKTKENANMKSLLKSLSFGTNISSILVIIGTFFILRLLGIYNWVGLSCSVVVGLLVGIVIGQATELYTSQTYKPTRRIAESGKTGPATVIISGVGTGMLSVAIPVLAVVVGIIFSFLFASGVTEGKAFSSFNIADVTNGLYGIGIAAVGMLSTLGITLATDAYGPIADNAGGNAQMSGLDPEVRKRTDALDSLGNTTAATGKGFAIGSAALTGLALLASYIEEVKIGLERIGQHALNFADGSSVSLANATFVDFMNYYNVHLMNPIVIVGMFIGAMMVFVFCGLTMEAVGKAAQKMVEEVRRQFREIKGIMTGEGTPDYARCVEISTKGAQKAMLFPSLLAIIVPILIGILFGVPGVLGLLIGGLSCGFVMAVFMANSGGAWDNAKKYVEEGAFGGKGSDVHKATVVGDTVGDPFKDTSGPSLNILIKLMSMVSIVMAGLTVSFSIL; encoded by the coding sequence ATGATTACACCTATTTTTTGGCTAATTCCAATCGCTTCAATAGTGGCATTAGCTTTTGCCTATTATTTCTTTCGTCAAATGATGAAGGAAAGCGAAGGAACACCCACAATGGCTAAAATTGCACAACATGTTAGAGTTGGAGCAATGTCATATTTAAAGCAACAATATAAAGTTGTAATAATTGTTTTTATTATTTTAGCTGTGATTTTTGCAGTCATGGCTTATTTTGGTTTACAAAACGCATGGGTGCCGTTCGCATTTCTTACCGGTGGTTTTTTCTCAGGTCTGGCTGGTTTTTTCGGAATGAAAACAGCTACATACGCTTCTGCAAGAACTGCTAATGCAGCACAAGAGTCTTTAAACAGAGGTTTAAAAGTAGCTTTCCGAAGCGGTGCTGTAATGGGACTTGTTGTTGTTGGGTTGGCTTTGTTGGATATTTCATTATGGTACATAATACTAACTTACTTTGTTCCAATAACTGACCCGATTACAAAGAATATATTTATTACAACAACATTGTTAACCTTTGGAATGGGCGCTTCAACACAGGCATTATTTGCACGTGTAGGAGGCGGAATTTATACAAAAGCAGCAGATGTCGGTGCTGATCTTGTAGGTAAGGTAGAATCTAATATTCCGGAAGATGATCCAAGAAATCCTGCGACAATAGCAGATAATGTTGGTGATAATGTAGGTGATGTTGCCGGAATGGGAGCTGACTTATATGAATCATTTTGTGGTTCAATTCTTGCATCCGCTGCTCTTGGTGCCGCCGCATATAAAGTTTTCGGTGCCGAAATGCAAACAAAAGCAATATTAGCTCCGATGTTAATTGCTGCCATTGGAACATTTTTATCTATAATAGGTATTTTCTTAGTTAAGACTAAAGAAAATGCAAACATGAAAAGTCTTTTAAAATCTTTATCATTCGGAACAAATATCAGTTCAATTTTAGTTATCATAGGAACATTTTTTATATTGAGATTACTTGGGATTTATAACTGGGTAGGACTTTCCTGTTCTGTGGTTGTTGGTTTATTAGTTGGTATTGTCATAGGGCAAGCCACTGAATTATATACTTCTCAAACATATAAACCGACAAGAAGAATTGCCGAAAGTGGAAAGACCGGTCCGGCTACAGTAATTATATCCGGTGTCGGAACAGGAATGCTTTCTGTTGCAATTCCCGTACTTGCTGTCGTTGTCGGTATTATTTTTTCATTCCTTTTTGCTTCCGGTGTTACCGAAGGAAAAGCCTTTTCATCTTTTAATATTGCTGATGTAACTAACGGACTTTACGGAATTGGTATTGCTGCTGTGGGAATGCTTTCGACTCTCGGTATTACGCTTGCAACCGATGCATACGGTCCAATTGCCGACAATGCCGGCGGAAATGCTCAGATGAGCGGTCTTGATCCTGAAGTTCGCAAACGTACAGATGCTTTGGATTCTTTAGGAAATACAACAGCTGCAACAGGCAAAGGTTTTGCTATTGGTTCTGCTGCTCTTACCGGCTTAGCTTTATTAGCTTCTTACATTGAAGAAGTCAAAATTGGTCTTGAACGAATAGGGCAACATGCATTAAATTTTGCAGACGGATCATCTGTTTCATTAGCAAATGCTACTTTTGTTGATTTTATGAATTATTATAATGTACATTTGATGAATCCCATTGTGATAGTCGGAATGTTTATCGGAGCCATGATGGTATTTGTTTTCTGTGGGTTAACAATGGAAGCCGTTGGTAAAGCAGCTCAAAAAATGGTAGAAGAAGTACGTCGTCAATTCCGTGAAATAAAAGGTATTATGACTGGCGAAGGAACTCCTGATTATGCAAGATGTGTCGAAATTTCAACTAAAGGTGCACAAAAAGCAATGTTATTTCCATCATTACTTGCAATCATAGTTCCAATATTGATAGGTATTCTTTTCGGAGTTCCGGGAGTTCTCGGATTATTAATCGGCGGACTAAGTTGCGGATTTGTAATGGCTGTTTTTATGGCTAATTCGGGCGGTGCGTGGGATAACGCTAAAAAATATGTTGAAGAAGGAGCATTTGGCGGAAAGGGCAGCGATGTACACAAAGCTACAGTCGTTGGCGATACTGTCGGTGACCCATTTAAAGATACTTCAGGACCGAGTTTGAATATCCTTATCAAACTTATGAGTATGGTCTCTATTGTAATGGCCGGACTTACCGTTTCGTTTAGTATTTTATAG